Genomic segment of Parageobacillus genomosp. 1:
TACAAACATATAAGCAGATATTAAATTTAGACCCAAATAATTTCAATGCCAATCTGCTTTACGGGGTTTACTCAAAAGTAAATGGAGACAATGGTGCTTATAAAAGCTCTATTGCAAAGTTAAGACAGCTCGATTCTAAAAAAGCAAATGAATATATTCAAAAATTAAAAAGAACAGAAAGTATTATCAATGGAAAATTAAATACGGAAGTTCCAGATCATTTGCCACAAAAAGACCATGCAATTGTCATCCTTGGATATGCTCTTGCCGATGACGGTTCGATGAGACAACCGCTGATTGAACGTTTGAAAGTAGGTCTTGCCGTTGCAAAACAATACCCGAATTCAAAGATCATTGTAACTGGCGGGGTTCCTAAACAAGGAATTACAGAAGCAGAGGCAATGAGCAACTGGTTGGTTTCTCAAGGAATTGACAAAGATCGAATTATTCTCGAAAATAAGTCAACAGACACGGTGGAAAATGCTCTTTTTACCACTGCCATACTTGAAAAAGAGGGAATAAAAGACGTGACCCTTGTAACAAGCGCAAGCCACATGAGAAGAGCGTTGACGGTATTTAAAGAAGCCAGCGATTTTTATGATAAAATGAATGGCAAACATACCAACAGAAAATTCACCAATGTTGTTTATTTGGACTATCCAACAATCGAGGAAGCACACAAAGTAACGAAAGATGAAATGCTTGTGATCTACCGTGATTTGTTTCGAGTTTCTGGAATTTGGCAATATCCTGGGCTACAAAGATAAACGAAAATCACGAATATGAGTTGCATACGATATTCATCTTAGTTGATATAATTTATCTTATCTGCAATCAACAAAGAAGGTTTCCTAAAAGTGATCGCTTTTGGGATACCTTCTTTTATTTAATAGCTCTGCATCCTCACCGACTCCTTCAATAAGAGCGAATCCTCTTCGATACTGCCACGGCAATCCCAAGAAGTAGAAGTTACCTCTCTTTGGTGAAGGGGTTTTCCTCTATGGTCTAAACCATTCGGAATTTGAATCCATCTATAATCCAGTTGTCCATTTTCCTTGCCAACAATGGCAAACATGGGAATGTAGAAATATTGTAACAAACTTTTCATGCGATATAAACGAACAAGATTATAATGAGTTTATAGAAACATTATGTCAAGAAAATAAAGTTTGGTGATGAAAATGTATGGAAATGGACATCCACAACAAATCGGGAATTCCTACAGGCAAGAGAAGAAGGATGTGGATTATAATGAAAACCCATTTATCGTCATTTGGGAAGTAACGAGAGCATGCCAGCTTAAATGCGTTCACTGCCGCGCCGATGCGCAGCCTGTTCCAGATCCAAGGGAATTAACTCATGAAGAAGGCCTCAAGCTGATCGATGACATTTACGAAATGAATAATCCGATGCTTGTTTTCACTGGCGGCGATTGCATGATGCGGGAAGACCTTTTTGAACTGGCGGATTATGCCATTAAAAAAGGCATGCGCGTCTCCATCACACCAAGCGCCACCCCGAATGTGACGAAAGAAAAAATGGAGAAAGCTAAACAAGTGGGGCTTTCGCGCTGGGCTTTTAGCCTGGACGGGCCAACACCGGAAATTCACGACCGTTTCCGCGGAACACCTGGCTCATTTGAACTTACAATCGAAAAAATAAAATACTTAAACGAATTGAACATGCCGCTACAAATTAACACGGTAATTTCACGTTACAATTATGGCCATCTAGAAGAAATGGCGAAATTGGTTGCTGATCTGAAAGCGGTCATGTGGTACATCTTTCTGCTTGTTCCAACCGGAAGAGGGCAGATAAATGACTGCATTACCCCCGCCGAGCACGAAAAAGTGTTTCGCTGGCTATATGAACTAAGCAAAACAGCGCCATATGATATTAAAACAACCGCGGCACAGCATTATAGACGTGTAGTGCTACAGCAAAAAATGCGCGAACATAAAATTAAAAACGGTGAAATTCGTTATGAGGATACGATTACAACCGATACAGCTTCCATGATCGATGGCTTGAAGCGCGCTCCTAAAGGCGTTAACGATGGGAATGGATTCGTATTCATTTCTCACATTGGCGATGTCATGCCAAGCGGCCTGCTTCCGATTGTATGCGGAAACGTTCGCGAAACCCCGCTTTCGAAAATTTATCGAGAGTCAAAGGTATTTAAAGACTTGCGCCGGCCTGACAACTACAAAGGAAAATGCGGCGTTTGCGAATTTCGTTATATTTGCGGCGGTTCCCGTTCCAGAGCGTACGCGGTTACAGGAGATTATATGGAAAGCGAACCATTCTGTGTGTATATCCCGCTAACAATGAGGAAGAAGGAAAATGTGCCATTGATCTAACCGTTTGTTCAATGAGGCAACTGCTGATTGAACGTTTAAAAGTAGGTCTTGCCGTTGCAAAACAATACCCAAATTCAAAGATCATTGTAACTGGCGGGGTTCCTAAACAAGGAATTACAGAAGCGGAGGCAATGAGCAACTGGTTGGTTTCTCAAGGAATTGACAAAGATCAAATTATTCTCGAAGATAAGTCAACAGACACTGTAGAAAATGCCCTTTTTACCACTGCCATACTTGAAAAAGAGGAAATAAAAGACGTTACGCTTGTAACAAGTGCAAGCCACATGAGAAGAGCGTTAACGGTATTTAAAGAAGCCAGCGATTTTTATGATAAAATGAATGGCAAAAATAGCCACAGAAACTTTACAAATGTCGTTTATTTAGATTATCCATCTATAGAGGAAGCACAAAAAGTACGAAAGATGAAATACTTATGATCTACCGTGCCCTGTTTAGAGCTTCTGGAATTTGGCAATATCCTGGGCTTCAAAGATAACGAAAATCACGAAATTAGTTGTATACCATATTCACCTTTATTGACATAATTAAAGGAAATTCCCATAAACAAACCCCCTTGGCACCCAAGGGGGGTCAACTAACCAAAACTTTCTCCACATTCACCCTCCCCGAAAAGAAAGTCGCTCCATTGCCCATATCGGCAACTCGGTCAGGGGTAAGTGAGTTTACCAGCTGTTTCGTACCTGGGGAATCGGCCCAGAGACCTTGAGTGACAACGACACCTGGAAGTACGTTTTCTCCAACAGAAACCTTCAATACACATTCTCCTCGATTGTTCCACACTCGGACTTGATCTCCATCCATAATACCTTTCGATAAGGCATCTTTAATATTCATATGCAAACGTGGTTCCTTTTCAAAAGAAATGTGTTTTTCATTATTAGAAAAGGTTGTGTTTAAGAAATTATGGTTGGGACCAGGCACAAACAAAAAAGGGAAGTCTCCATCGTTAACAAGTGGTGTATAGGTTGGCAAAGGAGGGTAGCCATCTTGTTCCATCTTCCTTGAATAAAGTTCAATTTTTCCGCTAGGTGTTGGCAGTTTTCCTGGCAACAATGGTTTTACATTTGCTTTTACATACTGCTTTTTAAACAATGTTTCATAATCGATTCCTTCAAGGTAAGGATTGTTTGGGTTATCCAGGGCTTGCGAAATCATTTCAGCTTCTGTCTCATATAAACACTGATCCTCGAAGCCCATTTTTTTCGCAAGCAATTGGAACACTTCGACATTCGATTTGGACTCTCCATATCGTTCAATAACTGGCTGCTGAATTTGAACATAATGGTGCCAGTATGATGTATAAAGATCCGTATTTTCGAATGAAGATGTTGCAGGAAGTATAATATCTGCGTATTTTGCTGTTTCTGTCAAAAATAAGTCATGCACGACGACAAAGAGATCTTCCCTTGCCAGACCTTTTCTTACTTTATTGCTATCCGGTGCAACAACCGCAGGATTTGTACCGTACACAAATAATGATTTTATCGGTGGATCTAATTCCAATAATGCTTGGCCAAGCAGGTTCATGTTTATGATTCGTGTATGTTTATTTTGCAATAAATCCGGGCGTTGCAAGCTCATTGTATTAAGGGCCAAATAACCACTATTTGATTTGATGGCACCGCCGCCTTTTACAAGCCATTGTCCTGTCAGGGCAGGAAGACAAGCAATTGTACGAATACACATGCCCCCATTGTCATGATGCTGAAGACCATTGCCGATTCGAATAAAGGAAGGAGTGATTTGACCATACATCCTGGACAGTTTATAAATATCTTCAACTGGAACACCTGTTATTCCGGAAACAGTGATGGGGTCGTACTGGACAACATGCTCACGCAACTCTTCATGTCCGATTGTAAATTGCTGTAAGAAATCGGTGTCTACCATGTTTTCGGCAAATAAAATATGCATCATGCCCAGAGCGAGAGCAGCATCGGTGCCCGGCAATATAGGAATGAACCAATCTGCGAATTGGCCGGTTTGATTTTTATGTACATCAATGACGATAATCTTTGCTCCATTCTTTCTAGCTTTTTGGGCAAGTACAACCTGATGCATGTTTGTGCTTACAGCATTGATTCCCCAGAAGATGATTAATTTTGAATGTATAGTATCTTCAGGGTCTATTCCAAAGCCGCCTCCCATTGTATATTTAAGACCTTCCGAGCCGGCTGACGAACAAATTGACCGATCGAGCTGGGAGGCACCCAACCGATGAAAAAACCGCCGGTCCATTCCTTCGGCGCTGAGCCTTCCCATGTTGCCATAAAAGCTATACGGAAGAATGCTTTCAGGTCCATCTGTTTCGATCAGCTCTTTCCATTTGGCAGTAATTGTCTCAATCGCTTCGTCCCAACTTATCCGTTCAAATTTCCCTTCTCCTTTAGCTCCCGTACGTTTCATTGGATATTTTAAGCGCTTTGGATCATAGATTCGTTCAGTCATATTCCGTACTTTATTGCATATATTTCCCTTTGTCACAGGATGATTCGGATCTCCTTGTATTTTTACAATTTTTCCATCTTGTTTATGTACCAGTAACCCGCATTGATCAGGGCAATCCAGAGAACAAACGGATGGAAATACACCTGTTGGCTGCTTTACAAATGAGTGCATATATAGGCTCCTTTCATCATCAGGTTATATCATAATACTATTTTGTTAATTTAAAACATTAATAAAATGACTTTTATTGATTTAGATGGTCAATATAATAAAATAATTTGAAAAGTAAGGTAACTTATCGGAATAGTTAGAATGATGATCATTAATTTAGATACCTATGGAAATTAAATATTTTTTAACTTTTATATCTAGAGAGGTGGAGGGACTGGTCCAATTGATCTTCTCTGGATAATGAACTCTTGTCCCTATAAAGACAAACACCTCCATCAATCGAATGAAGTTATACTTCGATTTAGGAGGTGTTTTTTCCTTGTCCCATTTTACTAGGGCACTTTACTATTCAATCCGAGTTTTTTAATGCTAAAGATAATTATCAACCATAAATAATAACTAGGAATCGCTGCGTTTTCTAGAAATACAACCCACGTTTGCCAACAGACCTGTAATGCCTAAATTCAAAGATTTTGCACCAGACCCTTTTTTCCTTTATTATATTCGCCGTTTTTTTCTCTTCCGTTTCTATTCACGAAAGAAAATGTGGCAAGCAGCAATAATATGACAAGGCAAACGGTAGAACCGATTATATTATTTTTGTTAAATATAAAAGAGATGAAGATAATCAATAAAGATGCGATGGCTAATATCGTCGTGTATGGGAACCATTTTACCTGGAAGAACGGTTTCTCCTTATAATGGGAACGGAGCTTTAGTTGGGCTAAGCAAATACTCATCCATACTAAAAGAACCGTAAAACCAGGTATCGTCATGAAATAGCTGATGACTTGATCTGGAGTCATATAAGCGAAAAATACCCCAATCAATATACATATGGTGACGATCATAATTCCGTTTATCGGTATTCCTTGTTTGGAAATCTTTAATAACCTTTTTGGAGCTTCACCGTTTTGCGCCATGGAATATAACATTCTGGAAGTCGCATATATCCCCGTGTTTGCCGCTGATAAAACGGCTGTTAAAAGAACAAAATTCATGATATGAGCTGCTCCAGGCAGTCCTGTGATGCTCAATACCTGAACAAATGGGCTTTCTTCCCCCGAAACTTTATTCCATGGCATTAAACCGCATATAATAAGAATAGGAAGAATATAAAAAAGAATGACTCTCCATACGGTTCCCTTAACTACTTTTGGCAATACCTTCTCTGCATCTTTTGTTTCCGTAACAGCGACACCAATTAACTCTGCCCCGCCATATGAAAACATGACGACTAAAAAGGCGCTCAACATTCCTCGGATTCCATGAGGAAAGAACCCGCCGTGTTCCGTGTAGTTAGACAGAGGAGCATCAATAGTGCTTGGAATGATTCCTGATAAAATACAAAAACCTAAAATAATAAAAGCGGTTAATGCGATAATTTTAATTCCTGCGAACCAAAACTCAATCTCCCCATAGTACTTCACATGAAACAAGTTAATGCCGACGATCAAGACGGTGCAAAGGAAACTTAAAAGCCATAACGGTACGGATGGAAACCAATATTTTAAGAAGCTTCCTGCCGCTAAAAATTCGACAATGGTAACAATAGTCCAATTGATCCAATAAAGCCATCCTACGATAAAGGATATATGAGATCCAAAAGCTTTATATACAAGATGCTGAACGTTTAAGTTGGGATAGACAATGGCCATTTCAGCCAATGCCGCCATCACAATAAATAATAATAAACCTCCTAATAAGTAAGCAAAAACGACACTTGGCCCCGCTATATTTAACGTATCTGAACTTCCTTTAAAAATACCCGTTCCAATCATGCCTGCTAGAGCAATAAACTGGACGTGCCTAGGTAATAAACCTTTCTTTAAATCTTGATGATTTTTTTTCATGTTGGTTCTGCCTTTCTGTCGCAATATTAAATGATGACTTATTTAAATGACCAAAGACTGTTGAGACAAAAGCTGTTTTTCATTTTAATAAAATTCCTTTTCCGAACTTTTTTGCTTAAACGCTTTTATGCTTTTGCGCTTTTATGTAGTTAAGTATAAAAGATGTTTTTAGAATATAATAGTGTCCTTCTGTTTGTCAAGAGTGTGTCACAGAACTCATTGTTATACAATAATCTTGTAGATTTGTAGAAGGCTTTTGCTATATATGGTAATATTTTTACACTGATATGTGATGTTGGTCGACCGTTTCTGGCTACAAAATGCGAGGAGGCAAACGGTAATGCGGTTGACAGATGAAGAAGTGCAATCCCTTTTACAGATGTGGAAGGTTGGAATTTGGCGGGTGAACGATGGATTGCAAGAAAGTGCCGCTTTTAAGACTATTTGCAAGGAAGCGAATTCGTGCGGCAAAAAGCGGCAATTTCCGAAGAAGCAAACCATTATCCGTTCATTTATGATCACAATTCATTTTGGCGGGCGAAGGGACTGACGAAAGCAATGCTTTTGAAATGGATTCGATGTGAAGTGGAGGAAGGGAAGAAAGCCGCGTTTTCCGCCGCGCAAGAAACATGGCGCGATTTGAAAGGATGCCCCGGTTTTCTCGGGCAAATAGGTGGCTGGAATGTTGCAAAGCCGCAAGAGGCGTGTATATTGGCTTTTTGGGAAAATCTTGATTCTTATCAATCTTTTATGAGTGGAAAGCATGACGAAATTTTTGAGCGAAGCAGGCAAAAAGGGACGTATCACAAAATCGCAGTAGACATGGTTGAAGTAAAACAGCCTAATGAATTTAATCATATGAGCATAACCGAAGTGTTGCAAAAAAGCAAAATGCTGTACGTTGTCTACTCGGACAGAATAAAAGAAAAACAAACCCTTTCAGAAACGATAAAACAAGACAAACATATATTGGCGACGTTTCTTTCAGAACATCAACTTATGGTTTTATGTGCATCGATGGAACTTTCTCCAAGCGAATGGAAAAACACGTCTCATATACAAGTCAAACTGGAAAACGCGTGGACGGTTGTTTGAAAAAACAAAAGGAGGATGGTTCATGAGAAAGGTAAGGTTGTTCCGTTTAATGAGAATTGGTCCGTTATGTTTGAAGAGGAGGCACGAAAGATTCATAACGTTTTTCGCAATGAAATCTAAGTATCGTAACGGTTAAAAAGAATCTCAGCCCTCGGTAATAGGTTTGTTAGTTATTACTCTATTATAAACTAACTCTAACTGTCTATTATTAGCAGAAGGGGCGAGAAAAAGTGAAAAGAGTATGGAATAACAGAAACTTTTTTTTATTGTTTCTAGGACAAACAACATCTCACATTGGCAATACACTATTTATCATCTCGCTATTTTATTTCGTAAATATGAAAAGTGGGCCAAGAGATGTTGTTGTACTTGGATTATTAGCCACATTGCCAGCTTTACTTGGCTTTATAACAGGAACTTTATCGGATCGAATGAGTAAAAAAAGGATCATGCTCGTTTCTGATTGGATTAGGCTAGTTTTGATTATTGCTTTAATATTGTCTTTAACCATTTATGGATATCACTTTTGGATCATCGGATTCATTTTTTTATTCATGAGCATCGCAAACTTTGTATTTATGCCAGCTTTAAACTCTATTTTACCGAACCTTGTTGAGGATAAAGATTTAACCGAAGCAAATGGTTTAATTCAAAGTTCCGTGCAAATTTCTGCGATAATAGGTGCTTTATTTGGCGCAGTGCTTATTGCTAGTGTTGGTCCAATATCAATATTTGCTTTTAACGGATTCACTTTTATGGTTTCGATTATCAGTATTATGCTAATTCGTATCAGAATGAGTGAAAAAGAAACAACGAAATCGAAAAAATGGGATATATCTTGGTTTTCTGATATAAAAGAGGGATTCATGTATATTAGACAATTTGTTGTATTGAAAAAAATTATGATGGGAATGTTTTTTGTAAATCTGCTTTATGTCCCTTTTTATACTTTAGGCGCATCATGGTCTGTCGATATTTTAAAAGAAGGCTCTCGAGGATATTCTCTCATGGAAGCTTTTTTAGGAGGAGGTTCTCTCTGTGGCGCATTGTTAGCAAAATGGATTGAAAAAGGATTCGGCGGAAAGAATGCTTTTCTTTTAGCTCTTTTACCGCAAGTAACCATTGTCTTCTTTCCACTTGCTAAAAGTCTATGGCTAAGTCTTGCGATATTATTTTTATTTGGTTTTGGGCTTGGCATATGGAATACATTATACGCGACTTATATTCATAGAACAGTAGAAGACAAAATAAGAGGTAGAATCTTCGGTGTAACTTCTACTATAGTTGGCGGGGCTTTTCCGATAGGATCAGGAGTGTTTGCTATCCTATTAAATTCGCTTAATGTTATTGAGGTGTTTTGGATTGCTTCGGCAGGGATTTCTATTTCGGTTTTGTATATGTTGATTGTTATTATGAAAGGGATTGATACCAATAAATCTTTATTTACGCAAGCTGAAAAAGAAACACCCTTTAAGGAAATCTAAAACATGTTAACTACCTGTCGCTTAACTTCGTTTGAAGTGGGGAAAATAGGCATAGTCGATTGAAGTACAGTTGAATCGTTTGGCTGTTAAAAACATTCCCATCTTTATTGAAGGCATTGAAAACATATCTCGTACTTCCTATGCGTAAAATAAATCTTATTGTTTCAGAAAGGAGAAAGAATTGTTTGTTTAGGAAAACCCTGTTTTCTTCCATTTTCATATTCCTGTTCATGACAATGAAACCAAACGCTGCTCCGCCTCCTTCCGAGATAGAAAAAGCAAAACAAGAAGCTCCTCTGCATGTTATCGGCAAAGTCACTTCCGATCAGCTGTACAAAGACATAACAGAAGAAAAAGAAATCCCTGTTCAAATAAGAAAAATGACCCTCGATGTGAAACAGATTTTAAAAGCTCCAACTAATGAAACACTCACTACAGTTGATATTTTCTACACATATATTCCTTCTTGGCAGGCATACTCAGGTGCAAAACGAATGGATATTGCCGTTGGGGATGTCATTGAAATTTGGCTGGAAAAAGGAGAGTACGGTTGGGAGCCAGCATTATCAGGAAATACAGTGAAACATCTCAAGTACGTAGAAAACCGCAAAGAGCCGATTCCAGAACCATTTTGGCATTCTATAAAGCGAAACGTTCGCACAGTTTGGCTAATACATTCCAGTGTCACTGTATTAGTTGGAATCCTCGCTTTTCTTTTCACGTTCGTCCTGCTGGCTTGGAGGAAACAAAAAACAAACCATTTATAAGAAAATACAGAAAATTTATTGACTTTCATGGACAAAAGAAATATCCTAATGATAAAGTTTGAAAAAAAGCAGAGGAGAGATGAGTGATGAGTTTAGTTCAGCAAAGAAGAGGTTATTTCGGAGAATTTGGCGGGAGTTTCGTGCCGCCAGCATTGCAGGAAGCGCTTGATTATTTGGAAGAACAGTTTTTAAAGTACAAAGATGATCAAGAGTTTAATGATGAATTTAAGTTTTATTTAAAGGAGTATGTCGGCCGCGAGAATCCGCTTACGTTTGCAGCTCGGCTTACCGAGCGGTTAGGCGGGGCGAAAATTTATTTGAAGCGCGAAGATTTGAACCATACAGGTTCGCATAAAATCAATAACGTCCTCGGACAAATTTTACTTGCGAAACGAATGGGAGCAAAACGCGTAATCGCGGAAACGGGGGCAGGACAGCATGGTGTCGCCACCGCGACGGCTTGCGCGATGTTTGGCATTGATTGCACCATTTATATGGGGGAGGAAGACACGAGACGCCAGGCATTAAACGTGTTTCGCATGGAGCTTTTAGGCGCAAAAGTCGTTCCGGTATCAAAAGGACAAGGAAGATTAAAGGATGCCGTCGATGAAGCGTTAAATGACTTTGTTCAAAACTATAAGAACACGTTCTATTTGCTTGGTTCAGCGGTTGGACCGCACCCGTATCCAAGCATCGTTAAACATTTTCAGTCTGTCATAAGCGAAGAAAGCAAACGGCAAATTTTAGAAAAAGAAGGACGTTTGCCTGATGTCGTCGTCGCTTGCGTTGGCGGCGGAAGCAACGCGATTGGCGCGTTTGCCCATTATATTGATGAACCAAGCGTACGTCTGATCGGCGTCGAGCCGGAAAAAGCGGCGACGCTTACAAAAGGTGTCCCATCCGTGCTTCATGGGTTTAAATGTTTAGTGTTGCTTGATGAAGAAGGGAATCCTCAGCCAACTTATTCGATTGCCGCTGGTCTTGACTATCCGGGAATCGGTCCTGAGCATAGCCATCTGAAAGTGTCCGGACGTGCCGAGTATTATACGGTGACAAATGAGGAAGTTCTTGAAGCATTCCAACTCTTGTCGAAAACAGAAGGGATTATTCCAGCGCTTGAGAGCGCCCATGCGGTTGCTTATGCAATAAAATTGGCACCAACATTGAATAAAGATCAAATTATGATCGTCAATCTTTCAGGGCGTGGAGATAAAGACGTGGAGCAAGTGTTTCATATGTTAAAACAAGCATAAACTACTTGGAGAATTTTAATGTGTCAGGAGGCTGTCTCAGGATAATGAGACAGTCTCTTTTATTTGGATAGTGAGGCGGCTTTAAACATCCCTTTCAATTTCGACATCTACGTAATCCGAAATAAGCAGAAATGTGTACCGTTAAAAATTACATGAGAGAGAAGGAGGGAATAGCATTTCTATTTATTCTCATTTTCTTTGGATCCTTGTCGAATATCCCTTAGCCTTTTTGATTTCTGAATGAAAAGCTAGTTGCAGAAATAAAAATGGTTTAGCGTTTTAAGTTTTTTAACGTTTTTTCCGAGAAGTCTCCTTCCTTTAAGCGAGGTGTAGGGGGAGAGGCTCATATACATTGTCATTATATAATTTCAGGATAAAAGTAATCGCGGAGCCGTCCATTACTACTTATTTTATAACTTGTATGGTATCAAGAAAAAAGAACTGGAATCAATATAAAAATATGGATATGTTAAAACAAAATATATCAAGTCTAATCCTTGTTGGTTATCTCATTTTCCGAATGTTAAATCGTCTAATTTTGATAATATTAACACTCAACCTATAACTTGCCTAATCAAATTTATTATCTTACTCATATATTGAAGTATCTTTAATGCACAGAGGTGAAACGTATTGTCAGAACATAATGAAGAAAAATGTCATTATCACAATGTGCCAAAGGTGAAATGTGGTTGTACCAATATGCAAATAGCGAAAGTACATGGACCTGTATCTCCAGGACCCCCAGGACCGCCGGGACCCCCAGGACCACCGGGACCTCCAGGACCAGGGGTCTTCGAATGGGGAGAGTGTATCATATGGGCGGATTCGAGTGCTCCTGGTCCAGGAAATGGGACGCCGTCCGATCCGTATAATTCTCTGCAGGCCGCCATTGACGCAGCTACTAACAGTCCGTTAGCAGTTACTTTCGGTATGAGAGCCCGTTGCATCGTTCTTATTGCAGCAAATTCCGTGTTTGATGAGGATATTGTCATCCCGCCTGCAAGACATGTACAACTGCTAGGCTTGGGTCCATGGGTACTTGGCAACGCAGACTTAGCCAATTTTGCATCATCCGTTCCTAGAAATGTCACGATTCAAACAAGTCAAGCTGCAGAAAATGTCTATCTTGTGCAGGGCCCTGCTTTTGACGCACGTCCTGTAACGGTTATTGGTACGTTTGATAACGGGACATCCGTGAGCACCCATACCAATTATACGGATGGTGCTATTATTAGCGGGAATATTATCTTCCAAAACACGGATCCTGTTGATCCTTTTACAACCATTGAGTTTCAGCTTCTGAACACTAATGTTGTAGGAAGCATCATCCAAGATCCGGTTGATCCGCATATGGGTATTCTTAATACCTATATGTACAACAGTCGAATAAATATTATGATACACAATGGTCTGAGAATTCAGCGTATGGTTGATAGCCGATCGGATGGAACGATAAACGTGGCTGGATATTCACATATTACGAATACGTTTATCAACGGTAATGTGACTGTCGGTGCAGCATTTGCCGATGTGCCTCCGACAGGAATTTTCAGCAGCCAGTTTAGTACGATAACGTGGACTGGTCCGCTTACGTTGGACACAGCGTCCAATTTCTATTTTGTCAATAGCGGTTCGACCTTGGTAGGAGCCAAAACGATTCTGTTTAGTCTTGCATGATTATACGATCAATCCTTTATATAGAAAAACTTTAAATGTATCGTCATTTTTTGTAGTGTTGCAGTTCATCGTGCACTCATGACAAATCAAAGCTAATGGACATGGAACAACCATTTTAGGTATTTTCTGAAAAAGAACTGAGTAAAGCTCAGTTCTTTTTATTCTTTATGAAATAGTATAAGAACCAAAATGCATGGTTTTGCTCATCTGTTGCTGCACGACGAAAAGCTTCTTTTTATATATGGATTATTAGCCTCCTTAGCAATATCTAGGGAAAAATCAACAGTTTTTGTTTATTTTTCAAGGAATATTCTAAATTTTCAACGTAGGTATTAGGGTATTCCTCCATAACTTTTACATCAGGTTGGGTAACTGTCAGATTTACATATATTTGTAGAAATTGTGTGTTTTGCATAAATGAAATTGTCAAAGAAGGGCAAGATGAGCACGCAGAAGCGCTTCCAACTATTCTTTCCACCATGTAGATTTTTTGAAACACATTGACTTACAAGTCAATATTTCCATATAATGGAATTGACTGTTCGGTCAATCGGTG
This window contains:
- a CDS encoding YdcF family protein — translated: MKNLKKKLGLSVAVVLSTLTFATAYATTSVPTTSTTSENPNVSSLRTDEPTSYRIDQLKDIAMYYYWHGGDLEKAEKEIFKGITLKGKYDVVEQAFKEATLIDPYNLDLKFSLASTQIIQKKIPEALQTYKQILNLDPNNFNANLLYGVYSKVNGDNGAYKSSIAKLRQLDSKKANEYIQKLKRTESIINGKLNTEVPDHLPQKDHAIVILGYALADDGSMRQPLIERLKVGLAVAKQYPNSKIIVTGGVPKQGITEAEAMSNWLVSQGIDKDRIILENKSTDTVENALFTTAILEKEGIKDVTLVTSASHMRRALTVFKEASDFYDKMNGKHTNRKFTNVVYLDYPTIEEAHKVTKDEMLVIYRDLFRVSGIWQYPGLQR
- a CDS encoding TIGR04053 family radical SAM/SPASM domain-containing protein — encoded protein: MYGNGHPQQIGNSYRQEKKDVDYNENPFIVIWEVTRACQLKCVHCRADAQPVPDPRELTHEEGLKLIDDIYEMNNPMLVFTGGDCMMREDLFELADYAIKKGMRVSITPSATPNVTKEKMEKAKQVGLSRWAFSLDGPTPEIHDRFRGTPGSFELTIEKIKYLNELNMPLQINTVISRYNYGHLEEMAKLVADLKAVMWYIFLLVPTGRGQINDCITPAEHEKVFRWLYELSKTAPYDIKTTAAQHYRRVVLQQKMREHKIKNGEIRYEDTITTDTASMIDGLKRAPKGVNDGNGFVFISHIGDVMPSGLLPIVCGNVRETPLSKIYRESKVFKDLRRPDNYKGKCGVCEFRYICGGSRSRAYAVTGDYMESEPFCVYIPLTMRKKENVPLI
- a CDS encoding YdcF family protein, whose amino-acid sequence is MRQLLIERLKVGLAVAKQYPNSKIIVTGGVPKQGITEAEAMSNWLVSQGIDKDQIILEDKSTDTVENALFTTAILEKEEIKDVTLVTSASHMRRALTVFKEASDFYDKMNGKNSHRNFTNVVYLDYPSIEEAQKVRKMKYL
- a CDS encoding molybdopterin oxidoreductase family protein; its protein translation is MHSFVKQPTGVFPSVCSLDCPDQCGLLVHKQDGKIVKIQGDPNHPVTKGNICNKVRNMTERIYDPKRLKYPMKRTGAKGEGKFERISWDEAIETITAKWKELIETDGPESILPYSFYGNMGRLSAEGMDRRFFHRLGASQLDRSICSSAGSEGLKYTMGGGFGIDPEDTIHSKLIIFWGINAVSTNMHQVVLAQKARKNGAKIIVIDVHKNQTGQFADWFIPILPGTDAALALGMMHILFAENMVDTDFLQQFTIGHEELREHVVQYDPITVSGITGVPVEDIYKLSRMYGQITPSFIRIGNGLQHHDNGGMCIRTIACLPALTGQWLVKGGGAIKSNSGYLALNTMSLQRPDLLQNKHTRIINMNLLGQALLELDPPIKSLFVYGTNPAVVAPDSNKVRKGLAREDLFVVVHDLFLTETAKYADIILPATSSFENTDLYTSYWHHYVQIQQPVIERYGESKSNVEVFQLLAKKMGFEDQCLYETEAEMISQALDNPNNPYLEGIDYETLFKKQYVKANVKPLLPGKLPTPSGKIELYSRKMEQDGYPPLPTYTPLVNDGDFPFLFVPGPNHNFLNTTFSNNEKHISFEKEPRLHMNIKDALSKGIMDGDQVRVWNNRGECVLKVSVGENVLPGVVVTQGLWADSPGTKQLVNSLTPDRVADMGNGATFFSGRVNVEKVLVS
- a CDS encoding amino acid permease, with product MKKNHQDLKKGLLPRHVQFIALAGMIGTGIFKGSSDTLNIAGPSVVFAYLLGGLLLFIVMAALAEMAIVYPNLNVQHLVYKAFGSHISFIVGWLYWINWTIVTIVEFLAAGSFLKYWFPSVPLWLLSFLCTVLIVGINLFHVKYYGEIEFWFAGIKIIALTAFIILGFCILSGIIPSTIDAPLSNYTEHGGFFPHGIRGMLSAFLVVMFSYGGAELIGVAVTETKDAEKVLPKVVKGTVWRVILFYILPILIICGLMPWNKVSGEESPFVQVLSITGLPGAAHIMNFVLLTAVLSAANTGIYATSRMLYSMAQNGEAPKRLLKISKQGIPINGIMIVTICILIGVFFAYMTPDQVISYFMTIPGFTVLLVWMSICLAQLKLRSHYKEKPFFQVKWFPYTTILAIASLLIIFISFIFNKNNIIGSTVCLVILLLLATFSFVNRNGREKNGEYNKGKKGLVQNL